In Stomoxys calcitrans chromosome 2, idStoCalc2.1, whole genome shotgun sequence, the following proteins share a genomic window:
- the LOC131995042 gene encoding uncharacterized protein LOC131995042: MSQKHSQAKCRVCSSQHHLRLCPDFNRMSVAARWEAVKSRGYCFNCLCLSHTREWCRSRNKCEVCNKAHHTKLHTDKIQQQSEENRSKNLSNPVTQCKNSMSKKEQGTRKPVQERLGKKLPTNVFMPTALAKIITTEGPQKARLLISSGQVQTLIAKSLVHRLSLPTTIADDKEFCIVYLLSYHDHTTKLQVRGLVKDHLSITMPPTSSDKKFQSIYGHIIDLADPHFYNPKDVEIIIGSDLVASVLRAGLIQTSKNMPVLQSTIFGWVVSGACTL, encoded by the coding sequence CCAAGCCAAATGTCGAGTATGTTCAAGTCAACATCATCTGAGATTGTGTCCTGATTTTAATCGAATGTCAGTAGCAGCACGATGGGAAGCTGTCAAAAGCCGTGGCTATTGTTTTAATTGCCTTTGCCTATCACATACTCGGGAATGGTGTCGCTCTCGTAATAAATGTGAAGTATGTAACAAAGCGCACCACACTAAGCTTCATACCGACAAAATACAACAACAGTCAGAGGAAAACCGAAGTAAAAATCTGTCCAACCCGGTCACACAATGTAAGAACTCCATGTCGAAAAAGGAACAGGGGACTAGAAAACCAGTCCAAGAAAGACTAGGCAAAAAATTACCTACCAATGTTTTTATGCCAACCGCTTTGGCCAAAATTATTACAACAGAGGGACCCCAAAAGGCAAGATTATTGATAAGCTCCGGTCAAGTACAAACACTCATTGCAAAGTCGCTTGTACATCGTTTaagtcttccaacaactatagcCGACGATAAAGAGTTCTGTATTGTGTATCTTCTGTCATACCACGACCATACGACCAAATTGCAGGTGCGCGGTTTAGTTAAAGACCACCTATCAATTACTATGCCACCAACATCATCCGATAAAAAATTCCAAAGCATATATGGCCACATAATCGACTTAGCCGATCCTCACTTTTATAATCCCAAGGATGTCGAAATAATTATTGGTAGCGACTTGGTGGCCTCCGTTCTACGGGCTGGTCTTATACAGACTTCAAAGAATATGCCAGTATTACAAAGCACCATTTTCGGTTGGGTGGTTTCAGGAGCTTGTACTCTCTAA